The DNA region TGTCGGTGAAGTCACCGCCGCGAATAGCGCCGTCGATGATGGTGGTGGCGGCTTGTGCGGATGCCGCGAGGGCGAGTGCACCTGCCGTGATGAGCATGTTTTTTTTCATGTGTTGATCTGTGTTGGATCGGGTTTTCTAGGAGCAGTCGGCGTGATTGCCGCGGTCTGGAGTGTCCAGTGCGCGGGGGCCGCTGCGGTTATGGTGTGTGGTTGAGCCGGTGCCCGGGCGTGCCGGGGCGCGGGCGCAGTTTCACACGGTGCGCAGGCTAGAAGATGCCGCGACGAGGCGTCTACTACACGACCATGTAGTCAGGGCGTCCCGGGCGGCTGACGATCCAGTGGGTGGGTCAGATCAGACCATTTCGCAGGGCCTTGCCGACGGCTCCTGCTTGTGAGTTGACATGCAACTTTTTGTAAATGTTGCGCAGGTGGTAATCCACGGTGACTGGGGCGATCCCAAGTTGGTAGGCGATTTCCTTTTTGATTTCTCCGTCGGCCAGGAGGTTGAGGATTTTGATCTCTTTTTCGCTGAGGCTTTGGTCCTCCGCTGCCGGTGGGGCTTTCTTAAAGAGCTCGAGTACCATCGATGCGATGGCACCGCTGAGCGGGGATCCGCCATCGGCGACCATGTGGATGCCGTCGACGATGTCTGAGAAGTCGTCGTTCTTGAGTAGGTAGCCGGATGCGCCGGCGCAGATTGCGCTGACGACGGTTTGGCGGTTCTCGGAGATGGTGAGGACGATGGTGCAGAGTGCGGGGTGCGAGGCGTTGACCTGGCGGATGAGCTCGATCCCATTGGCGCCCGGGAGTTGAATGTCGACCAGCATGACATCCGGGGCGGGATTGGTCGCCAGCGCTGCCAGAGCGTCTTCCGCGGTGCTGAAGCTTTGCTGGCAGGTGATGGTGGGTTCGTCGTCGAGCAGCTCGGTCAGCTCAAGGCGGAAGGCGTCGGAATCTTCTACGACCCAGACGTTGGTGGTGGCGCGTGGCGGGTGTGGGGTCATAGGTTTGGGGTCAATGGATTGGGACTTGCAGGGACACCGTGGTGCCTTGGCCTTCGGCGCTCTTCACGTCATAGGATGCCTTCAATCTGATGGCACGGTCGCGCATGTTGCGCAAGCCGTGGTGCTGGGACACCGAGCGCGGCTGGCAGTCGTTGGCTGTGGGGGTGAAGCCTGATCCGTTGTCTGAGATGGTGATGCGGAGTGATTTTGCAACCCAGGAAATCTCGACTTTGATCACCGACGCGTTTGCGTGGGAGGATGCGTTGTGGAGCGCTTCGCGGAAGAACTGCAAGATGTCGCGTTTGGTTCCGACGCTGATGGTGCGCTTCGGCAGTTGGCTGAGCGAAGGGATCTGGAGTTCCAGCGTCTCGCTGGGGATGCGTCTCTGGGCGGTGTAGGAGAGCTTCTCGACGAGTTCAGTCAGGGTGTCGGTGTCTTTGTCGGTGAGCCAGAGGACGTCGCGTAAGCTTTGATGCATGTCGTGCGCTATGTCGTGGATTCGTTCCCCTCGTTCGCGGACCCTTGGCTCGGTCGCGTGCTTCTTCACATAGGTGGAGGCGAGGCTAATGGCGGCGACTTTGCTGCCCACGTCGTCGTGAAGGTCTGAGCTGATCTGCTTCCTGAGTTTCAGGTTCTGCCGCCTTTTGCTGAGCGCGAGGATGATAATGGTCGCGATAACAGCGATCGCGACCGCCGCGGACGTTATGCCCTTGATCCATGTGATGAAGTTCTGCCAACGGGTTTCGGTCGCTTCCAGCTGGGTTTGCAGGGTGCGTAATTCGGCGTCGATCTGTTTGGCCGTTGCCAGTTGCTGTAGCCAGTCGACGAGGTCGATCACTTGTCTGCCTTGTGCGTGGCCGTCTACCAGCAGCGCACCGGCTGATTCGAGCTGGTGCCCTCCAATTGAGAGGGTCACCGGGCGCTGGTTGCTGAGCGGAGCGTCTTGCTGGCTGACCACGATCTCGCCCATAGAAAATACCGCGGTCTCTTGGTGGATAGGGAAGTGGTTGCAGTGGATGCGCACAAAGCGGCCGAACGCATGGAGGCCGGGGATGTGGACGATGTTGTTGTCCGGGTTTTCGAAGAGGGATTGCTTGAGAACCGTGCTCGTTTCTCCGCGTTGCCCGTTTGGGAGGGAGCGGGCGATGTCGATTTTGATAGAGCCGGGGAACCCGTAGCCCGGGACTGCGATGGTCTCCGGGCTCTGTGCGGGGAGTAGGTCGATCCATCCGATGTGGGTGTTCCGCCCGAGGTCGATTTCGATGATGAGCGGGGCATCGGTCACGGAGGTGTCCATCGGGAGGACGAGATCGGGCGCGCATTCTGCCAATTCGCCAAGCGGGAGACCCAGCACGCCGGATTCGTGGTTAATGTAATCCGTGCTCCAATAGGGTTTCGCCTCGAAACTGGATGATGCTTTTGCTGCGCTGATCTTGCGGACCTCATTGCTGACGATCATGTGCGCGCGGGCGAGAGCGAAGAACTCCCGATCTCCTTCCTGCTGGCCTCGGTACACTTCCATCCGTGGCTGCTGAGAAGTAAACGATGGCGAATGGAAGTACACCGGGTGCAGACCGGGGTCGGGGAAATCTTGCTGGGTCCAGTCAGCGATGATTGTTTCTTTGTTTGCGGGGCCGGTGACGATCCGGAACCTTTTTGGGAAGCCGTAGCTCTTTTCTTCGCTCAGATTGCGGTGGTCATGAGCGGGGACCAGTACGAGGTCGAGCGGGCCATTGAGGAATGGGGTTTGGAATTCCATTACCCAGCGGGGCTTGCTGGGCAGGGGCTCTTCAGTTGGCAGGTATGAGCTGTGGTAGCCAAAAGAGCTGGCAAGTTGCGGGGTACGGAGGGGCTGCATCTTGTCCAGCTCTATGCGCAGGTCTGTGATGCGTGCGTTCAGATCGCGGATGTGGCCTGGGATCTTATAGAGCGGAAGGTGGTCGGGGCTGAGGTCGCTGGCGTAGGGCCTGTGTTCCAATGGGGATCGGGGATCTCCCACGCGTGCTTCCTCTTCGGGCTGGGTGCTCCCGTGGGTAATCGAAAGGGCGTAGCAGAGGGCGGCGATGGTTCTAGCGAGTGTGCGCATCAGAGGGGCGGTGCAGGGAGAGGGTGTCCGGCTTATCAGGTCGGCGACGCGTTGTCGATCTGGGATTGCTCGGGCTGGCCTCCGTCAGGGAGGCTAGGAATGGAGCGATTGGTTCGCACCGCCATAGGTGCCGCGGTGTGTTGAACTCTGATCGCTTATTGTGATTCTGGCTGAGGGTAATGAGAGATCGCTGCAAACACTTTGGAAATGAGGGGCTTGGGCGTGCGATAAATTGCAGGAGCATACGAAATAAATCTTGCTACGTGCTTGGGGCGTACTATAGTCCCGTCCCGCTCTGTTGAGTGGGGAAGGCTCATGCTCTTGAGAAAGAGCGATGAATCAAGCAGTTACGAGAGATCGTGACTGATCAACCTATCGGGTGCGGCTCCGGAAAAGAGGCTGCAGAATGGATCGGATCGGATCGATTCGCGGTTCCGGCTGCGCACCTGAAATGAAAAAATTTCCCTTGTGGGAGAGCGAGAAAAACGAGGCTCAAGCACAAGGAAACGCAGTCAATCAAAGGAACCCGAATCCGAAATCACATGCCGACCATTAACCAACTTGTTCGAAAAGGGCGCAAAGTGCCGGTGGAGAAGTCGAAGTCTCCGGCTCTCAAGAATTGTCCTCAGCGCCGCGGTGTCTGCCTCCAGGTC from Sulfuriroseicoccus oceanibius includes:
- a CDS encoding sensor histidine kinase, yielding MRTLARTIAALCYALSITHGSTQPEEEARVGDPRSPLEHRPYASDLSPDHLPLYKIPGHIRDLNARITDLRIELDKMQPLRTPQLASSFGYHSSYLPTEEPLPSKPRWVMEFQTPFLNGPLDLVLVPAHDHRNLSEEKSYGFPKRFRIVTGPANKETIIADWTQQDFPDPGLHPVYFHSPSFTSQQPRMEVYRGQQEGDREFFALARAHMIVSNEVRKISAAKASSSFEAKPYWSTDYINHESGVLGLPLGELAECAPDLVLPMDTSVTDAPLIIEIDLGRNTHIGWIDLLPAQSPETIAVPGYGFPGSIKIDIARSLPNGQRGETSTVLKQSLFENPDNNIVHIPGLHAFGRFVRIHCNHFPIHQETAVFSMGEIVVSQQDAPLSNQRPVTLSIGGHQLESAGALLVDGHAQGRQVIDLVDWLQQLATAKQIDAELRTLQTQLEATETRWQNFITWIKGITSAAVAIAVIATIIILALSKRRQNLKLRKQISSDLHDDVGSKVAAISLASTYVKKHATEPRVRERGERIHDIAHDMHQSLRDVLWLTDKDTDTLTELVEKLSYTAQRRIPSETLELQIPSLSQLPKRTISVGTKRDILQFFREALHNASSHANASVIKVEISWVAKSLRITISDNGSGFTPTANDCQPRSVSQHHGLRNMRDRAIRLKASYDVKSAEGQGTTVSLQVPIH
- a CDS encoding response regulator, with amino-acid sequence MTPHPPRATTNVWVVEDSDAFRLELTELLDDEPTITCQQSFSTAEDALAALATNPAPDVMLVDIQLPGANGIELIRQVNASHPALCTIVLTISENRQTVVSAICAGASGYLLKNDDFSDIVDGIHMVADGGSPLSGAIASMVLELFKKAPPAAEDQSLSEKEIKILNLLADGEIKKEIAYQLGIAPVTVDYHLRNIYKKLHVNSQAGAVGKALRNGLI